The Patescibacteria group bacterium genome segment ATCGCAATAACATTGCCTCGTCAGGAGTTATTATCCCCAAACTAATCATTTTTTTAATTTTTTTATTTTAAAATTATTTCTATTGTTATTGCGATGACGTCTAATGACCCTTATTTCGGATACCGGTTTAAGTCCCCGATAAGCAAGCCGCAGTAAGACTTTCTCACCTAAATCTAAAGGCAAATAAAGCAACCGGCTAGCAAGTTTTTTTCAGAAGAAATCATACAAATGAGGAATTTCTTAAGCGCCGAATTACCATGATTCTACCTCAAAGATAATTGAGAAACAAGTTTTTAGATATCTTTGAGGTGGGAAGAAGTTGAATATTATTCAACCAATACTAAATTTTACTTTTTTAATTTTCAATTTTAATTATTTACTGCCAGGCTTCACAGATTAATTTAAAATCGCAAAAAGCGCAAAGAGGTCCGGGTTTGGCCGGAAAATCGCTTTTGGCAATTTCTTTGGCTTTTTCGATAATCTCCTCTTTGGCTTTTTCTATATCGGGTGTCGTTCTTTTGGTTGATTTTTTTTCTTGCGTTTCCAAAAAATAAAAACTTAAAAGGAGATCTTCCGGTTTTTGGTGATAGAATTCTTTGTCTGATATAGCTAAGGCGTAAATTGTCATCTGTAAAGATTGGTCAATGTCTTTTTGCGAACTTACCTTGCCGGTTTTATAATCAATAATTTCCAACCTGCCGTTATGTTCATCAATACGGTCGATTTTACCGACGATTTTAAGATCCGGCGTCATCTTTAAACTGAAGGATTTTTCTAAATCTTTAGGAACAATCTTTAAATCGGCACGCTTATAAAATTCCTCCAGCATTTTGATGCCTTCTTTTTTGGTTTCAACCTCACGAGCTTTGCTGTCATAACCCAAAGACGACCAGTTGTTTTCAAAAATGGAAAGAAGATCTTCTTTGTTGACTTTTTGGCCGATTTTGAGTTTTTCGTAAAAATCTCTTAGGGTTTTATGAACCGAGTCGCCAAAACTTTGTGCGGCTCTTTGCGGGACGGGAATTTTTTGTAAGAAACGATAGCGATATTGGAGAGGACAATTATTAAAAGCCTCAATTTGGGAAAAAGAAAGATAGGAAATAGTAAAAGGTTGCAAGTTAGAAATTGTGGGTTGCTCTTTGGGCTTAGCCCATTCTAAAAGGGAAAGTTGGGAACTTGACGTTGACGGCTTTGCTTTAAGGACTCCCTCTCCCATGGTTTCAAAAATAAACGGGGAGAGTTTCCTTTCCCTTTTACCCTCGCCGTAATAATCGGCCGCGGTTAAGAAAAGCAAATCGCGCGCCCGCGTCATGCCGACATAAAAGAGGCGTCTTTCCTCCTCAAGGTGATAATCACCGACCGGCAAAATTTCCTTAATTAAGGCCTCGGGGATGGGAATTTGTTCTTTACGCTCCGTGGTCGGAAACCGCTGGCTAACCAGATTAACCAAAAAAACAATCGGGAACTCCAGACCTTTGGAAGAATGAACCGTTAAGAGATTAACGGCATCAACCTCGGTCCAATCAAGATCAGAGGCCAAGGGTGACTCACCCAGCTCCATGGATAAATCAATCCAATCGGAAACGGCAAAAACCGAAGCGTCTTCATGATCCGTTTCGTAAGTTTTTAATTTGTCAAAAAACTTGGAAATATTTTGGACCTTTCGTGCTTCCGTTGGATTCTTATATTCTGACAACTTTTTTAAAAGGCCGCTGTCTTCCAAAAAGAAATAAAGAATTTGTCCGGCGGTTTCTTTTTTAAGAAGCCCTAAGTGTCTGACAATCATCCCGACGATTTTTTTAATTTTTTCCCGGGTCTTTGGGGAAACAAAAATTTTTTCGATTTGTTCACAGGCTTCAAAAAGAGACAAATTGTTTTTTTTGGCGAAATTATTAATAGCGGCCAAGTCGCGCGGATCAAGATCAAAGAAATCCAAGCTTAAAATCCTATACATCGCGACCGAATCTTCAAAATCGGTTAGTATTTTAAGATAGGCAATTAAATCCTTAATTTCGTTTTGTTTGAAAAGCATCCCTGGACCTAAAAATTGGTAAGGGATACCTTTCCTTACCAAGGCTCTGATAAAAGGATCGGCCTGATTATTGGCCCGAAGAAGAATGGCAAAATCTTTATAATCTAAAGTTTTAATTTTAAGTTTTAAGTTTTCAATTTGTTTGGCCACCATTTCCGCTTCATTTTCGACCCGATCGGCATGCAGAAATTCCAGCGGCACTTCTTTGACTTCCCTGACTTTTTTAAGGTTTTTGGAAATTTTTAATTTCACTTCCAAAGTATCCGGGTCATTGTTTTTGATCAGTTTATAAGCATGATCAAGAATGGTTTGGGTTGAACGATAGTTTTTCGTCAAAATCACCTGCTTGGCGAATTTATAATCGTCCATAAATTGAAGGATATTGGAGATGGCCGCTCCCCTGAATTTATAAATTGACTGTGAATCGTCGCCAACCACGGTTAAATTGGGTTGATTTTGAGGCGGGGCTAAAATCTTTAAAAGCTCATATTGCGCCAGATTCGTATCCTGAAATTCATCAACCAAAAGATATTTAAATTGTTCCTGATATTTTTTTAAAATATTCTTTCTCGTTCGGAAAAGTTTTAAGGTGTAGGCAATTAAATCGCTAAAATCAAAAACGCCCTCTTTAATTTTTAATTCTTCGTAGGTTTTAAAAGCCATGGCCAATTCTCTTGCCTTTGCTCTCTCTTCGTCTTCAATTTTGAGTTCCTGAACATATTGCAAGTATTGTTCATGATTTATGTCTTCGTCCTTAAGCCGCGAAAAGTGCTGGATTAAACCATCAATAAATTTAGTGGGATTGCCTAAGGGGCGGAAATATTTTAAATCGAATTTAAAAAGATTTTTTCTTATAAATTGAACTGTTTCAGCTCCGGTTAAAAGATTATAGCGGGGATCTAAACCCAAATGTAAGCCTTCCTGCCGTAAAAGACGATCGCCGAAAGCGTGGAAAGTTGAAATCCAGGTTTGGACAAAACCGTAAGGCATGATCACATCCACTCTCTCTTCCATTTCCCTGGCGGCTTTATCGGTAAAAGTTAAAGCCAGGATTTCTGAGGGTTTCGCCAAACCTTGAGCTACCAAGTATTTGATCCGTTCGGTAATAACGGTTGTTTTGCCGGTACCGGCGCCGGCAATAATTAAAAGCGGCCCCTGACCGTATTGGACCGCCTCAAGTTGTTGCGAATTAAGTTTTTTCTCTTCGTCTGTCACGCCTCTAATTTTACCATAAAATGTGTTAAAATAACGGAATATGTCAGGCCAACAATATCCCGAACCAACAGCCGGAGCGTTAATTTTTAATCCCCAAGGTGAAATCTTTCTGATGAAATCTTATAAGTGGAAAAATAAATTCGTCATGCCCGGAGGCCATGTGCAACTTGGGGAAACACTAGAACAAACCTTAAAAAGAGAAATTCGAGAAGAAACTGGATTGGATATCTATGACATTAGATTTTTGTGTTTTCATGAATTTATTTTTAAAAAATATTTTTGGCAAAAACGTCACTTTCTTTTTTTTGATTATACCTGTAAGACAAAATCTACCAAGGTTAAATTAAATTCCGAAGGTCAAGAGTATGTTTGGATTAATCCGAAAGAAGCCTTAAAACTCTCTGTCGAACCCTATACCAGAAAAACAATCGAACAATATCTGAAAAAGTCTTAGGGAATTTTTTAATTGCTTTTACTAAAGTGTCTCCCTAACTTCACTCCCAGAGTGTCCGAAGCACTTTCCTAACGTCGCACAATATATTAGAAAGAGAAGATTGCCATCCTTCTTAAATCTTCTTGGGAAAATAGACTACCTTGTTTGAAATTTTTGGTTGGAATTGCAAAAAACTCTATATTATATCCAAGACCGCGAAGGCAGGCTATTACTTCTTCCTGGGATAGAGATTCCAAATTACGAATGAAAAAACTTTCAAGCTCTAAAAGCTTTTCTTTAAGTTCGTCTTCTGGCATACGTTCAACCCTCTCACCTTCTTGGCAAAACAAAAATTTCACCGGATATTCTGTTATCATCGGCGACTGAAGTCTTCCTGTAACAATAATTGTTTTTCTAGTAAAGTGAGTTGAAGTCTTAGATAGAGCAACCTTGCGCTGGCGAAGGAGGGAATATACATCACCCCCCTCTTTGTCATCACTGGCTGCATATACTGACGGAAATATTGGATCTTCCCAGGGGTCATGGAAATGAACAAAGGCCAAAAATTTTGGATTCTTACCCAAAGTTATTTGATAGAGAAGATAGCGCGTGAGCGAAATTTTAGTATCACTCCTTTCCATTGATCCGCTTTGTCCTTGTAAAACAAACAGAATATAAAATTTTTTCCCATCGATCGATCTGTCGATATTAAATCCGAATTCGGGCACCCTTATTCCGCTTGTCGGTAAAATTTCTTTGGCCATCCTCACACTTTGGACAAGACTCCGTTCGGTTTTGGCAAAAACCTCTCTTACCCTTTCTGAAAAAACCCGCGAACTAAATACGGCTGTTAAAAACTGCGGGCTTATTTCTTGGTGGGGCAAGAGCTCTTCTTTACTCACAATCATGGTATTTTAACACAGAAGATCTATTTGCCAATATATTAAGCTGGCTGGCCACATCGGTAACATTTTGATCAAAAGACTACAAGCATCGGTAAAATCCCAAGGATAAAACTTCTTTTACCTGTCTAGATGATTTGTCTTTAGGATGATAGTTTGGGTACTTCTTTGTCTTTTTCTTCGCCATCGCCGAGTGACCGCGTTGATGATAATTTTTGGCCCAAAAGTGAAAAGGAGGATAAAACATTACTCATTTGGTTATAAGCGTTTTTAATGTGACTGCCTAAAACGGAAAGGTTGCCTTCGATTTTTTCGTAATCTCCCTGGATCGACCGCAAAAGTTTAAAAACTTCCCGTGATTTGGTCTCGATTTTTTTACCTTCAAAAGAAAGAAGAATCATCTGTAAATGAGCATAAAGAGTGGTCGGTGAAACCGGATAAACCCGGCATTTTTTGGCAAAATCGGTAATTTCCGCAATCTGGACCAGTTCATAATAGACGCTTTCCGAAGGCACATACATGAGAGCAAAATCCATCGTCCCTTCTTCGGGTAAGATATATTTTCTGGAAATCGTCTCGACATGAGCCTTAATATCTCTGGTGAAATCTTTTTTGGCCCGCTCCCTTTCCTCGCTCGTTTCGCTTTTCACCATTTTCTGAAAATTTTCCATGGGAAATTTAGAATCAATGGGTAAGATCCCGGCATCGGTTTTAATCGCCGCATCAACTTTGTCGCCGGATTTAAACTGGTGCTGTAAAAAGAAGCTGTTTTTAGGAAACATTTGGCTGATTAAATCCTGTAAAACTTCTTCGCCGATTTCGCCTCGAAGCTTGGGACTTTTTAAAAATTCCTGAAGTTCCTTCATGCCCCGGCCGATCTCCGACATCTCCCCGATGTTTTTTTGAACCGCGGATATCACCCGGGCCGCATTATCGAGTCTTTCGTTAATCGCTTTCGAGGTCAATTGGCTGGTTTCCTGTTGGCTTTTAAGCCATTCTTTTAAAGTCTCATCGGGTCTTGTGGCTTCTTTAATTTCCGTTAATTTTTTGTTAAGAAGATAAAATGTCACCGCCAGGCCGGCGATGATTAAAGCAGTTAAAAGATAAACTTCTTGGCTCATGTTTTTAATTATATCAAAGATATGCCAAGCATTTACTTCGTAATAAATGAGTGAAAATATAGATATGTCTTTGATTAATTCGTTTCACTCATTATACTACGGTTTGGATTATAATGAATATAAGATGGTTAAAAGGCAAAATTTTTTACCGGCTTTAATCGTGGCTTTGTTTTTTTGGGCAAGTTGGCTTTTTGTCGCCATCAAGATTTCACCAACTTCTTTTTTTTCTCTTTTCTCTTTTCTCTTTTCTCTTTTCATGGCTCTTTTTTTAACCCTGTCTTTGCTTTTGGGCAATAGCCGGCGAGGATTATTATTATCTTTGGGAATAATTATTTTTTTACTTTTGCGTTTCTTAAAAATGGCTCATTTTTTAAATTTAACTTTATTGATCGGAACTTTAATCAGCCTTGAGCTTTATTTCAAGAAAAGGTAGAATTATCAGCGAGATGAACAATAAATTCTACATTACCACAACCCTGCCGTATGTTAATGCCGACCCACACCTCGGCTTTGCTTTAGAAATCGTTCAGGCAGATACAATCGCCCGCTACCACCGCCTTTTAGGCGATGACGTCTTTTTCAATTTTGGCACGGACGAACACGGCCTAAAGATTTACAGAAAAGCTTTGGAGGTAAAAAAAGACCCACAGCAATATTGTGACGAATATGCGGCTAAGTTTGACGATCTCAAAAAGGCACTCAACCTAAGTTACACTAATTTTATAAGAACTACCGATCCTCACCATCTTAAAACGGCCCAGGAATTTTGGAAGTTATGCGATAAAAATGGCTACATCGAGAAGAAAAATTACCGGATAAAATATTGTGTTGGTTGTGAACTGGAAAAAACAGATTCGGAGCTAGTCGATGGTAAATGCCCGCTCCATCCGAATTTGGAAATTGAAGTGTATAAAGAGGAAAATTATTTCTTTAAGTTTTCGAAATTTCAGGATAAATTACTTACTTTTTATAAGGAGCATTCTAATTTTGTCATCCCGGAAGTAAAATTTAATGAAATTAAGGCTTTTGTTAAAAGAGGCCTAGAAGATTTTAGTATTTCAAGACTTAAAGCCAAAATGCCCTGGGGCATTGATGTGCCGGGCGACTCAAAGCACGTCATGTATGTCTGGTTTGACGCTTTAATTAATTATCTTTCGACGCTGGGCTGGCCGGAAGATTTACAAAAATTTAAAGAATTTTGGCCGGGAATCCAAGTCGCCGGCAAGGATAACTTGCGCCAGCAGACGGCTATCTGGCAGGCGATGCTTATGGCCGCCGGACTCCCCAACTCCAAACAGATTTTTATTCATGGGTTTATAACAATCAACGGTCAAAAAATCAGCAAGAGCTTGGGCAATAGCGTTGATCCGTTTAAACTGGTAGAAAAATACGGCACCGATGCCGTCCGTTACTATCTTTTGCGCGAAATCCCTTCTTATGGTGACGGTGATTTTTCCGAAAGAAGATTTAAAGAACTCTATAATGCCGACTTGGCCAATGGCCTGGGAAACCTGGTCGCTAGGGTAGCAAAACTTTGTGAGAAAGTTTCATCACCGATAAAAAGAACAAAATATCAAATATCTAATAATGTTAAAAAATACTTGGATGAATTCAGATTTGATGAAGCGTTAAAAGAAATTTGGATACATATAGATGCTGCCAACCAAGCAATTGATGAAATTAAACCATGGAGGTTAGGGACCGAAGAGCTCGAAGAATCGCTGGAAGCTCTTGTATCTTTTATAGATGTCTTCGTGCCTGAGCTAGAGCCTTTTCTTCCGGAAACTGCGGAAAAAATTAAAAAACAGTTTGCCGGCCCAAAAATAAAATCCGAGCCGCCGCTTTTTCCCAGAATCAAATGAATTTCCCGATCAGTTCTTGTATCAATGTATTAAATCACTGATACAATGTTCCATTTTCCATGTTTAATGTTTTATGTTAATCGATACACACTGTCATCTTAATTTTCAAGCTTTCGCCGATGATCTTGAGCCGGTTATCAAATCGGCCCATGGGGCTGGAATCGAAAAAATCATTAATGTCGGTGCGGATTTGCTGTCCAGTCAAAAAGCCATTGAGATCGCCCAAAAGCATGAAAGTTGTTTTGCCGCCGTCGGCATCCATCCCCATCACGCCGATAAACTAGAAAACAGTTGGGAAGAAAATTTGGCAAAACTAGCCAAACAACCAAAGGTTATAGCTATCGGTGAATGCGGACTGGACTACTACGAGCATGAAAATGGCTCTATTATTGCGCCGGAAATTCAAAAACAAATCTTTTTAAAGCAACTTCGATTGGCCCAAAATTTAAATTTACCGGTCATCATTCATTCGCGTCAAGCTCACGACGATGTTGTTTCTATTATCCATAAACTATCATCTATCATCCTGCCCCGCGGCGTTTTTCATTGTTATTCCGCCGGTAAAAACGGTATTGAAAAGATTACCCAACTTGGATTTTACTTCGGAATTGACGGGAATTTAACTTATGATCCCGGCTTACAAAAAGTAATAAGCTTAATTCCTCTAGAAAAAATTCTTTTGGAAACCGACTCGCCCTGGTTAACCCCTGTTCCTTTCAGAAGTCAGCGCAACGAGCCGAAAAATGTTAGAATTATAAGTGAATGGCTGGCGAGAATTAAAAATACAGGCGAAAAAGATATTAGTCAAACAACCAGCCAAAACGCAACGGAATTATTTAATTTTTAGATTAATTTTATGTTGATTTCTGTCGTCATTCCTGCCTATAATGAAGAAAAATATTTACCCTTAACGCTTAAGGCTTTACAAAATCAACTCCATCCGAATTTTGACTTTGAAATAATTGTGGCTGATGCAGAGTCTTCAGATAAAACCGTCGAAATTGCCAAAGAATTTGGGGCCAAAGTTATTATCGTTCCGAAAATCAACCCCGCGACTGCCCGACAAAAAGCCGTCGAAATTTCCCGGGGAGAAATTATTGCCTGTATTGATGCTGATACCATTGTTCCTCAGGGTCATCTTCAAAATTTAGTTTGGGAATTTACCAAGGATCCGCAGATTGTTGGTCTTTCCGGTTTAATTGAGGGTTCCGGCGGACGTCCCTGGTTGAATTTTCTTTATAAGGTCGGAAACAATTTTTTTTCTAAACTTAACTATCTTTTGGGCAGAACCGGTTTTCAGGGCCAAAGTTTTGCTTTTAAAAAATCAGCCTTCCGAAAAATCGGCGGCTTTAATACGCAATTACATACGGGTGAAGATTTTGATTTGGGAATTAGAATGTCCAAGGTCGGCAAAGTCAAATTTATCAACAAAACTTTTGGGATTTCCTCAACCAGACGAGCCAAGGAGGGACTTTTTAAGGCCATGTTCCGTGGTTTCGCGTCTTATTTGGCGGTTGTTTGGAAAATCACTTTTTTCAAAAAAGAAAAAGAAGAGTTCCCTTCTGTCCGCTAACCTTTTACTTTAGAGAATTTCGCTTTTTATGGTAAAATAGCCTGAATCTTATGAAGTGGATTTTCGAGCAATATCCGGAAAAAACCCACCGAGCTTTGGAAATTTTACTGCCTCTAATTTCCTGGGGCTTAATCACCATGCCCTTCTGGTTGTCTTTCTGGCATCCGGCTCTGGTCGCTTACTTTGTTATTGGCTTTGACGTCTACTGGTTTTATAAATCAGCCACCCTGGCCATCAACGCCTTAAGATCATATTTAACCCTGTCCGCTCACGTTAAAGTTGATTGGCTAACACAAGCCAAAAAAATTCCCGGCTGGAACAATATTTATCATGCCATTATTATTCCCGAATATAAGGAGCCCCTCTCGGTTTTAAAGGAAACCCTCGACAGTTTATCTCAACAGGATTATCCTCTGGACAAGATTTTTGTCGTCTTGGCCACAGAAGCCAGAGATAAAGAAGCTTTGGAAACAGCAAGAAAATTAAAAGCCTCTTTTGACCGACGTTTTGCCGGTTTTTTGGTCACCGAACATCCGGTTATTAAAGGTGAAGTTGCCGGTAAATCTTCGAATATGGCCTGGGCGGGAAAAATTTTAGTCAAAGAACTTCAAAAAAAAGGTTTAGACCTTAAAAATGTCACCGTGACTTCCTGCGACAGCGATATCTTACTTCATCCTAAATATTTTTCTTCCTTAACCTTTCATTTTCTTTCTGATCCAGATCGTTTTTTTCATTTTTATCAACCAGTCATTATGTTTTATTCAAATATCTGGCGCGTCCCCTTACCCAGTCGGGTCTTAAACACTATCTATAGTATTACGAATCTAGCCAATCTAAGCCAAGACAGTCTTCGCCTGATCAACTTTTCGACCTATTCGCTTTCTTTGGCCACGGTCGCTGAGGTCGGTTTTTGGGGGATTGATATCATCCCTGAAGATTATCATCTTTTTTTCAAAACCTATTTTGCCAAAGGCGAGAAGGTCAGAATTAAACCTATTTTTCTTCCGGCTTTGGCCGACGCGGCCGAATCACGGGGTTTTTTCCGAACCATGGTTAATCAATATGAGCAAAATAAACGCTGGGCCTGGGGCATTTCGGATGATCCCTGGATTCTTAAAAATTGTTTTCTCCACACGGAAATTCCCCTTTGGAACAGAATGCTTCGTTTGTTTAATGTGTTGGAACAGCATCTTCTTTGGCCGACCAATTGGTTTATCTTAACCCTAGGTTCCAGTCTTCCTCCTTTAATTAATCCCTTTTTTGGCAAAACGGTTTTGGGACATAATTTAGCCAGAATTTCTTCAACAATTTTAACTATTTGTTTGATTTTCCTTGTGGTTCTTATTCTTTTAGATTTGCGCTTAAAACCCCCAAGGCCCAAAGAATTTGCCCGTTGGAAAATTCCCACACTTTTTTTACAATGGGTGACTCTGCCAATTGTCTCTTTGTTTCTTTCGGCTCTTCCGGGTTTAGATGCCCACACAAGGTTACTTTTGGGGAAAAGATTGGAATACCGCGTCACGGAAAAGGTATAATAGTTATGAGTTTGGAGTTAACGTGTTATGGGATGGGAAACCTTTATCAATTTTTTAAATAATCACACCCCGCTTTTTTATCTTAACCAATCGCTTTGGCGAGATGAGGCTTTTTCGGTTTTAATAAGCGAAGCGCCGATAATTCAGCTCCTTAAATCGGCGGCCAGTGATTTCAACCCTCCTCTTTATTACCTTCTTTTGCATTTTTGGATGAAAATTTTCGGCAACGGCGAAATGGCGATTCGCCTACTTTCTTATCTTTTCCATCTTGCCTTAGTTTACCTAGGCTATAAATTTGCCCAAAAATTGAGATTATCAAAATTTATAACAACTTTTCTTCTTTTAACTATTTTTTTTAATCCGATGTTGATTTATTTTGCTTTCGAGGCTCGGATGTATTCTCTTTTGGCTTTATTGGCAACAGCTTCCATGTACTTTTTCTATCTTAAAAATTGGCAACCTTATGTTTTGGTAACCGCCTTGGGTCTTTGGACTCAACCCTTTATGGTTTTTGTTATCTTAAGTCAGGGGCTTTATCTTCTTCTGACTAAAACTTTCAAAAAGGAACATCTTTGGGCTTTTTTAGCCAGTTTTTTGCTTTTTTCTCCATGGATACCGATTATTTTTAGACAATTTGGCCGCTCCGGACCAATGTGGATTTGGCCGATCAATTGGACAACCGTCGCGACAATCTTGGGAAACTTATTGACGAGTTATGAAGGAACGCCGTGGGGTCTCTGGCAGAAAATGACCCTCCTTTCAGTTATTCTCCTTATTCTGACTTTCCCTGTTTTAAACGAGGCGAAAAAATCACGGGGATCAAAAAAACCGACGGATTTTTATCTGCTGCTTCTCTGTTGGCTTTATCTCCCCGTCTTTTTGGTCCTTTTGTTGTCCTATTTTAAACCTCTTTATGTCAACCGCTATTTAATTTTTACAACCGTCGCCGAAATTTTCCTAGTAAGCATCAGTCTTTCGCTTATGAAAAAAGAAGTTCTTCGTCGTTTTTTGGCTTTTTCGTTTTTAATTTTTATCGTCCTTTTTAACCTCTGGTTTCCGACCAAACACCAAAAAACCGACATCCGGTTAACTTTCAGGGAAATTGGGAAAATGGCCAAAACGACCGATTTAATTTATGCGAGAACTCCGTTGACTTTTTTTGAAGCCAACTATTATTTTCCCGACCGTTCCCGTGTTTTTCTTTATAATCCAAATCATCTTGCGGTACCCTTTTATGCCGGCGCCGCCTTATTGCCTCAAAACAAAATGAAAGATTTTATTCCTCTTTATCCAGGGCGGGCTTTTTTAATTAATGACGACGCTACCTATGAAATTGTTTCCGAAAGATAAAATCAATCTTTTCCGCAAAGAAAAGATTATTAAGATTACCAGTCAAATTTCCCTGGGGCTTTTACTTTTGGCCTTAGTTTTGTTGGCCGTCTTTTGGCAAAAATTACCACCCGAAATTCCCCTTTTTTATTCTTTGCCTTGGGGAGAAGAACAGCTTGGACCGCCAGGTTTTCTCCTAATCCTTTTCTTTGCCGGTTTTTTCCTGGGGATTATAAATTTTATTCTGGGTTTAATCTTTTTCGAAAAACATCCATTGGCAGCCAAAATCTTGGCTTTTGTCACCACCTCGGTCAGTTTATTACTGATGATTACGGTTTTTAAAATTATTTTTTTGGTCACCTAAAACCTATGCAGTCTATTTTTCTTCTTGCT includes the following:
- a CDS encoding ATP-dependent helicase, whose translation is MTDEEKKLNSQQLEAVQYGQGPLLIIAGAGTGKTTVITERIKYLVAQGLAKPSEILALTFTDKAAREMEERVDVIMPYGFVQTWISTFHAFGDRLLRQEGLHLGLDPRYNLLTGAETVQFIRKNLFKFDLKYFRPLGNPTKFIDGLIQHFSRLKDEDINHEQYLQYVQELKIEDEERAKARELAMAFKTYEELKIKEGVFDFSDLIAYTLKLFRTRKNILKKYQEQFKYLLVDEFQDTNLAQYELLKILAPPQNQPNLTVVGDDSQSIYKFRGAAISNILQFMDDYKFAKQVILTKNYRSTQTILDHAYKLIKNNDPDTLEVKLKISKNLKKVREVKEVPLEFLHADRVENEAEMVAKQIENLKLKIKTLDYKDFAILLRANNQADPFIRALVRKGIPYQFLGPGMLFKQNEIKDLIAYLKILTDFEDSVAMYRILSLDFFDLDPRDLAAINNFAKKNNLSLFEACEQIEKIFVSPKTREKIKKIVGMIVRHLGLLKKETAGQILYFFLEDSGLLKKLSEYKNPTEARKVQNISKFFDKLKTYETDHEDASVFAVSDWIDLSMELGESPLASDLDWTEVDAVNLLTVHSSKGLEFPIVFLVNLVSQRFPTTERKEQIPIPEALIKEILPVGDYHLEEERRLFYVGMTRARDLLFLTAADYYGEGKRERKLSPFIFETMGEGVLKAKPSTSSSQLSLLEWAKPKEQPTISNLQPFTISYLSFSQIEAFNNCPLQYRYRFLQKIPVPQRAAQSFGDSVHKTLRDFYEKLKIGQKVNKEDLLSIFENNWSSLGYDSKAREVETKKEGIKMLEEFYKRADLKIVPKDLEKSFSLKMTPDLKIVGKIDRIDEHNGRLEIIDYKTGKVSSQKDIDQSLQMTIYALAISDKEFYHQKPEDLLLSFYFLETQEKKSTKRTTPDIEKAKEEIIEKAKEIAKSDFPAKPGPLCAFCDFKLICEAWQ
- a CDS encoding NUDIX domain-containing protein, whose translation is MSGQQYPEPTAGALIFNPQGEIFLMKSYKWKNKFVMPGGHVQLGETLEQTLKREIREETGLDIYDIRFLCFHEFIFKKYFWQKRHFLFFDYTCKTKSTKVKLNSEGQEYVWINPKEALKLSVEPYTRKTIEQYLKKS
- a CDS encoding DNA recombination protein RmuC; its protein translation is MSQEVYLLTALIIAGLAVTFYLLNKKLTEIKEATRPDETLKEWLKSQQETSQLTSKAINERLDNAARVISAVQKNIGEMSEIGRGMKELQEFLKSPKLRGEIGEEVLQDLISQMFPKNSFFLQHQFKSGDKVDAAIKTDAGILPIDSKFPMENFQKMVKSETSEERERAKKDFTRDIKAHVETISRKYILPEEGTMDFALMYVPSESVYYELVQIAEITDFAKKCRVYPVSPTTLYAHLQMILLSFEGKKIETKSREVFKLLRSIQGDYEKIEGNLSVLGSHIKNAYNQMSNVLSSFSLLGQKLSSTRSLGDGEEKDKEVPKLSS
- the metG gene encoding methionine--tRNA ligase, which encodes MNNKFYITTTLPYVNADPHLGFALEIVQADTIARYHRLLGDDVFFNFGTDEHGLKIYRKALEVKKDPQQYCDEYAAKFDDLKKALNLSYTNFIRTTDPHHLKTAQEFWKLCDKNGYIEKKNYRIKYCVGCELEKTDSELVDGKCPLHPNLEIEVYKEENYFFKFSKFQDKLLTFYKEHSNFVIPEVKFNEIKAFVKRGLEDFSISRLKAKMPWGIDVPGDSKHVMYVWFDALINYLSTLGWPEDLQKFKEFWPGIQVAGKDNLRQQTAIWQAMLMAAGLPNSKQIFIHGFITINGQKISKSLGNSVDPFKLVEKYGTDAVRYYLLREIPSYGDGDFSERRFKELYNADLANGLGNLVARVAKLCEKVSSPIKRTKYQISNNVKKYLDEFRFDEALKEIWIHIDAANQAIDEIKPWRLGTEELEESLEALVSFIDVFVPELEPFLPETAEKIKKQFAGPKIKSEPPLFPRIK
- a CDS encoding TatD family hydrolase; this encodes MLIDTHCHLNFQAFADDLEPVIKSAHGAGIEKIINVGADLLSSQKAIEIAQKHESCFAAVGIHPHHADKLENSWEENLAKLAKQPKVIAIGECGLDYYEHENGSIIAPEIQKQIFLKQLRLAQNLNLPVIIHSRQAHDDVVSIIHKLSSIILPRGVFHCYSAGKNGIEKITQLGFYFGIDGNLTYDPGLQKVISLIPLEKILLETDSPWLTPVPFRSQRNEPKNVRIISEWLARIKNTGEKDISQTTSQNATELFNF
- a CDS encoding glycosyltransferase, with translation MLISVVIPAYNEEKYLPLTLKALQNQLHPNFDFEIIVADAESSDKTVEIAKEFGAKVIIVPKINPATARQKAVEISRGEIIACIDADTIVPQGHLQNLVWEFTKDPQIVGLSGLIEGSGGRPWLNFLYKVGNNFFSKLNYLLGRTGFQGQSFAFKKSAFRKIGGFNTQLHTGEDFDLGIRMSKVGKVKFINKTFGISSTRRAKEGLFKAMFRGFASYLAVVWKITFFKKEKEEFPSVR
- a CDS encoding glycosyltransferase family 2 protein, which codes for MKWIFEQYPEKTHRALEILLPLISWGLITMPFWLSFWHPALVAYFVIGFDVYWFYKSATLAINALRSYLTLSAHVKVDWLTQAKKIPGWNNIYHAIIIPEYKEPLSVLKETLDSLSQQDYPLDKIFVVLATEARDKEALETARKLKASFDRRFAGFLVTEHPVIKGEVAGKSSNMAWAGKILVKELQKKGLDLKNVTVTSCDSDILLHPKYFSSLTFHFLSDPDRFFHFYQPVIMFYSNIWRVPLPSRVLNTIYSITNLANLSQDSLRLINFSTYSLSLATVAEVGFWGIDIIPEDYHLFFKTYFAKGEKVRIKPIFLPALADAAESRGFFRTMVNQYEQNKRWAWGISDDPWILKNCFLHTEIPLWNRMLRLFNVLEQHLLWPTNWFILTLGSSLPPLINPFFGKTVLGHNLARISSTILTICLIFLVVLILLDLRLKPPRPKEFARWKIPTLFLQWVTLPIVSLFLSALPGLDAHTRLLLGKRLEYRVTEKV